The following coding sequences are from one Peptostreptococcaceae bacterium window:
- a CDS encoding glycosyltransferase: MNDIFIFSMLAWDAHLLHRSHMLAKYFKKHGKDVYYVEKINSYNPLKLGRYELEKKDVSVLKIYALPYFKGVSKWVFKANDSFIHRAMKDFLKSANISDAAAVISTPHWSVSIGEIENFNNRIFYDISDDYIAFASNGIWKHILEEYEKHAVEISAKVFVTTETLMGKAIAKGLLIENGVDIDSFSSAVKKEYETKGKVIGFIGGLYSWIDYNLIAKVAASHPDDLLVLIGPTDSKGSMDRLSSLENVRYLGPIDKDEIQDYYASFDIGIIPFLSESEYPRLKTVNSNKVYQYLYFGYPVVSTNFNQVDKLRNIVLVSDTHEQFIENINTAKKLGINKGKVDLNAISWETKALEMMKFL, encoded by the coding sequence ATGAATGATATATTTATTTTTTCAATGCTTGCGTGGGATGCCCATCTCTTGCATCGCAGCCACATGCTTGCCAAATATTTTAAAAAACACGGCAAAGATGTATATTATGTTGAAAAAATCAATTCGTACAACCCCTTAAAGCTGGGAAGGTATGAGCTTGAGAAAAAAGATGTATCGGTACTTAAAATCTACGCATTGCCCTACTTCAAAGGCGTTTCTAAATGGGTATTTAAGGCAAATGATAGTTTTATACATAGGGCGATGAAGGACTTCCTGAAAAGTGCAAATATTTCTGATGCCGCTGCAGTTATTTCAACACCGCATTGGTCCGTTTCCATAGGAGAAATTGAAAATTTTAATAACCGTATTTTCTACGATATAAGCGACGATTACATAGCCTTTGCAAGCAATGGTATTTGGAAACACATATTGGAAGAGTATGAGAAACATGCGGTGGAAATTTCTGCCAAGGTTTTTGTAACAACAGAAACCCTCATGGGCAAGGCAATAGCCAAGGGCCTTCTTATAGAAAACGGAGTTGATATTGACAGCTTCAGCTCGGCTGTGAAAAAGGAATACGAAACAAAGGGGAAGGTCATCGGCTTCATAGGTGGACTCTACTCCTGGATTGACTACAATCTTATTGCAAAGGTTGCCGCATCGCATCCGGATGACCTGTTGGTCTTGATAGGGCCTACAGATTCCAAAGGTTCGATGGACAGGCTTTCAAGCCTTGAAAATGTACGCTATCTAGGGCCCATCGACAAGGACGAAATCCAGGATTACTACGCATCGTTTGATATAGGGATAATTCCGTTTCTTTCCGAAAGCGAATACCCGAGGCTTAAAACGGTCAATTCGAACAAGGTTTACCAGTATCTGTACTTTGGTTACCCGGTAGTGTCAACCAACTTTAATCAAGTCGATAAGCTGAGAAACATTGTTCTCGTTTCAGACACGCATGAGCAATTTATAGAGAACATCAATACTGCAAAGAAGCTTGGAATAAATAAAGGCAAGGTTGATTTGAACGCGATTTCGTGGGAAACGAAGGCGCTTGAAATGATGAAGTTTTTATAA